A genome region from Altererythrobacter aquiaggeris includes the following:
- a CDS encoding Smr/MutS family protein, whose protein sequence is MTHPRGLSADEAALWEQVAATVVPLDRGPTVRKTLLPANPPPPRSLAPDKRIQGRVPAPAPPKANPQPPPQTGRTGLDASWERKLSRASIDPDYTLDLHGHNLDAAYVRLDRGLRQARAMDARLVLVITGKPRPVDAADRGSMRGAIRAKILDWLAAGSHGSAIAAIRNAHRRHGGEGALYIVLKRQR, encoded by the coding sequence ATGACCCATCCGCGCGGCTTGAGCGCTGACGAGGCTGCGCTGTGGGAGCAAGTCGCGGCGACAGTTGTCCCGCTGGACCGCGGGCCAACTGTGCGAAAGACCCTCCTTCCGGCTAATCCACCACCACCACGATCGTTAGCGCCGGACAAGCGTATTCAGGGGCGGGTTCCTGCCCCCGCACCGCCCAAGGCAAACCCGCAACCCCCGCCGCAAACCGGCCGGACCGGACTTGATGCATCGTGGGAACGCAAACTGTCCAGGGCCTCCATCGACCCGGATTACACGCTGGACCTGCACGGTCACAATCTTGACGCGGCTTATGTCCGGCTTGATCGCGGCTTGCGTCAGGCCCGCGCAATGGATGCGCGTCTGGTGCTGGTGATTACCGGAAAGCCGCGCCCGGTCGATGCTGCCGACCGCGGATCGATGCGCGGCGCGATCAGGGCCAAGATACTCGATTGGCTGGCCGCTGGGTCACATGGTTCAGCCATCGCCGCGATCCGCAATGCGCACCGCCGCCACGGGGGTGAAGGCGCGTTGTATATCGTGCTCAAACGCCAGCGCTGA
- a CDS encoding murein transglycosylase A has translation MTRLLRGLGIGAALALLGGCAGIIPETGAPVAGPAPVPLPPTAANTTVLTPAPLPAAATAVLTGVSAGPGIAALGLSIEDARTALGSFIESCPRVLSRSDQSGLTLNEDWREACAAAAGWPVLEGAAFFTRYFEAVQIGEGKAFATGYFEPEIAGVRDKRAGFDVPVYRLPDDLVRGWPADTPETERTGRAPLGRYDENGEFVPYFDRTQIEEGALAGRGLEIGWAADPVEMFFLQIQGSGRLRAPDGTVMRIGYAGQNGRGYTGIGGVMRERGLLGDGPGQYAGSMQGIVQYIRDNPEDGRDLMRLNQSWIFFRELTGDGPLGALNVPVRRESSVAADPQYVPLGAPVWLQLDRGEANGLWIAQDTGGAIKGPNRFDTFWGAGDDARQIAGGMSGRGQALLLLPKPSVNRLLKR, from the coding sequence ATGACGCGATTGCTGCGCGGCCTTGGTATCGGCGCAGCATTGGCGCTGTTGGGCGGATGCGCCGGGATAATTCCCGAAACCGGTGCGCCGGTGGCTGGGCCGGCACCGGTTCCGCTGCCGCCTACCGCTGCCAATACCACCGTCCTTACGCCGGCCCCGCTGCCCGCCGCGGCGACCGCGGTGCTGACCGGTGTGAGCGCTGGCCCGGGCATCGCTGCGCTGGGTTTGTCTATCGAGGATGCGCGGACTGCGCTGGGCTCCTTTATCGAAAGCTGCCCCCGCGTGTTGTCGCGCAGCGACCAAAGCGGCCTGACGTTGAACGAAGACTGGCGCGAGGCCTGCGCCGCCGCCGCAGGCTGGCCGGTGCTCGAGGGCGCGGCATTTTTTACGCGCTATTTCGAAGCTGTGCAGATTGGCGAAGGAAAGGCGTTTGCGACGGGTTACTTCGAACCCGAAATTGCCGGCGTTCGTGACAAACGCGCCGGCTTCGATGTGCCCGTTTACCGTTTACCGGATGATCTGGTGCGCGGATGGCCAGCCGACACTCCAGAAACGGAGCGGACGGGGCGCGCCCCGCTTGGCCGTTATGATGAAAATGGTGAATTCGTGCCGTATTTTGATCGCACGCAGATCGAAGAGGGCGCGTTGGCCGGACGCGGTCTCGAAATCGGCTGGGCGGCCGATCCGGTGGAGATGTTCTTCCTGCAAATCCAGGGCTCAGGGCGCCTGCGCGCGCCTGACGGCACGGTTATGCGTATCGGCTATGCCGGGCAGAACGGGCGCGGTTACACAGGCATAGGCGGCGTTATGCGCGAACGCGGTCTGCTGGGCGATGGGCCGGGCCAATATGCCGGTTCGATGCAAGGTATCGTGCAATATATCCGCGACAATCCTGAAGATGGGCGCGATCTGATGCGGCTCAACCAGAGCTGGATTTTTTTTCGTGAATTGACCGGTGACGGTCCGCTTGGCGCGCTGAACGTGCCGGTGCGCCGCGAATCGTCGGTTGCAGCAGACCCGCAATACGTTCCGCTGGGCGCGCCGGTCTGGCTGCAGCTTGATCGCGGCGAGGCCAACGGGCTGTGGATCGCGCAAGATACGGGCGGGGCAATCAAGGGTCCCAACCGGTTTGACACTTTCTGGGGCGCCGGCGATGATGCACGGCAAATTGCCGGCGGGATGAGCGGGCGCGGCCAGGCATTGCTGTTGTTGCCAAAACCGAGCGTCAATCGCCTTCTAAAGCGATGA
- a CDS encoding Tim44/TimA family putative adaptor protein, with translation MIAAFLGLRLYSVLGQRAEHEEEHAPSRFDGPQTKSGGAPRLAPAPVAVPKRALPGIAPAVETGVRDIAAADRSFDILRFLDGAKGAYEMVLEAFWSGDRETLRELCDDDVYTSFDTAIAAREEAGQTLDNKLIRIEDALIHSAMLDGRVARVAVRFVADIATVVRDKDGNLIAGSLDDAAESRDIWTFSRDLNAAGPDWILDETDEG, from the coding sequence ATGATCGCGGCATTTCTGGGTCTTCGCCTGTATTCGGTGCTGGGCCAGCGGGCAGAACACGAAGAAGAGCACGCGCCCAGCCGGTTTGACGGGCCGCAAACAAAGTCCGGCGGCGCGCCGCGACTGGCGCCTGCGCCTGTTGCAGTGCCCAAAAGGGCACTCCCCGGAATCGCTCCGGCTGTGGAAACCGGGGTTCGTGATATCGCCGCTGCCGATCGCAGTTTTGACATTCTCCGTTTCCTCGATGGCGCAAAAGGCGCGTACGAAATGGTGCTCGAGGCATTCTGGAGCGGCGACCGCGAGACATTGCGCGAACTGTGCGATGACGATGTTTATACCAGTTTCGATACCGCGATTGCCGCCCGCGAAGAAGCTGGTCAAACGCTCGACAACAAATTGATCCGGATCGAAGACGCGCTGATCCATTCTGCCATGCTTGACGGACGGGTTGCGCGCGTCGCCGTGCGGTTTGTTGCGGATATTGCCACGGTCGTGCGTGACAAGGATGGCAATCTCATTGCCGGTTCGCTGGACGACGCCGCCGAAAGCCGCGACATCTGGACATTCTCGCGCGACTTGAATGCTGCGGGGCCGGACTGGATACTCGACGAAACAGACGAAGGATAA
- the secB gene encoding protein-export chaperone SecB — protein MADEGDIITDINENPSANGADNQPVAGIISQYVKDLSVENPNAPDCFNYQSQPDVNLQFNIAATEVNDEIREVELKINCSAKADEGDLYMVELSYCGLVGMRNLPDDQAHAFLYAEAPRILFPFARRVIADAIRDAGFQPLMLDPIDFNGLYLQQLQQKQAEEAGAAPAPGNA, from the coding sequence ATGGCCGACGAAGGCGACATCATTACCGATATTAACGAAAACCCTTCAGCCAATGGCGCGGACAATCAGCCGGTGGCAGGCATAATTTCGCAATATGTGAAAGATCTGTCGGTCGAAAATCCCAATGCGCCCGACTGTTTCAATTACCAGTCGCAGCCCGATGTGAACTTGCAATTCAATATTGCCGCAACCGAAGTGAACGATGAAATCCGCGAAGTCGAACTGAAGATCAATTGCAGCGCCAAGGCCGACGAAGGCGATCTTTATATGGTCGAACTGAGCTATTGCGGCCTTGTCGGGATGCGCAATTTGCCCGACGACCAGGCGCATGCCTTTCTGTATGCCGAAGCGCCGCGGATACTGTTTCCCTTCGCGCGGCGGGTGATCGCTGATGCCATCCGCGATGCAGGCTTCCAGCCGCTAATGCTTGACCCGATCGATTTCAACGGATTGTATCTGCAGCAGTTGCAGCAAAAACAGGCTGAAGAAGCTGGTGCAGCGCCTGCTCCCGGCAACGCCTGA
- the murJ gene encoding murein biosynthesis integral membrane protein MurJ yields MSLVKNVGTIGGLTAVSRVFGFVRDMLLARALGAGAAADAWQIAFILPNTFRRLFAEGAFSVAFVPMYSRALHEEGGGEAAAQKFANDVMAVFVWVLLGFSAAAMLAMPGLVWLLARDYQDVPGKFELAVSLSRITFPYLALVSLVAMLSGVLNARSRFAPGAFAPVLLNVVLIASIGTGYWLRGDTMNDEVLAYALAFGLAIAGAAQVAYMVWATRKAGVQLKLRRPAITPQVKRLSVLILPATFGAGIYQISQFVDTFFATTLPQGSLTLLKFADRLNQMPLGIIGIALGTAILPMLARHIQSGDDREAQRLQANAVEMALLLTLPAAAALAVCAGAFTTAFFEAGKMTASDTGIMASITVALVIGLPSYVLVKVFQPAFFSREDTKTPVWIAAGALIVNIAINFYVVPRYGIVGLAGATAFTASLNVLLLYTILQRRGWFHWSWKLTGKIARQIVATAAMAAALYLLMPVLTPYFGGTVLDRVWSLSALVLAGMIVFFGVALLIGAIDKDLLAQLRRKKAVQPADPQE; encoded by the coding sequence ATGAGCCTCGTCAAAAATGTCGGAACAATCGGCGGGTTGACTGCAGTCAGCCGGGTGTTTGGCTTCGTTCGCGATATGTTGCTCGCCCGCGCTCTGGGCGCTGGCGCGGCGGCCGACGCGTGGCAGATTGCCTTTATCCTGCCTAACACATTCAGGCGGCTGTTTGCCGAAGGCGCTTTTTCGGTCGCCTTTGTGCCGATGTATTCGCGCGCTTTGCACGAAGAAGGCGGTGGCGAGGCCGCAGCGCAAAAATTTGCCAATGATGTCATGGCCGTATTTGTCTGGGTGTTATTGGGCTTTTCTGCTGCCGCGATGCTGGCGATGCCAGGCCTGGTATGGCTTCTTGCGCGCGACTATCAGGATGTGCCGGGGAAATTCGAACTTGCAGTCAGCCTGTCACGCATAACTTTCCCCTATCTGGCGCTGGTCAGTCTGGTGGCGATGCTGTCGGGAGTGCTTAATGCGCGATCACGCTTCGCGCCCGGGGCATTCGCGCCGGTTTTGCTAAATGTTGTGCTGATAGCTTCAATCGGCACAGGATATTGGCTGCGCGGCGACACGATGAATGATGAAGTGCTGGCCTATGCGCTCGCTTTCGGCCTGGCTATCGCGGGTGCGGCGCAGGTTGCTTATATGGTCTGGGCTACGCGCAAGGCGGGGGTTCAGCTGAAATTGCGCCGCCCTGCGATCACGCCCCAGGTCAAGCGGCTCTCCGTCCTGATCTTGCCGGCTACCTTCGGTGCGGGCATTTACCAGATTAGCCAGTTCGTCGACACATTCTTCGCAACGACTTTGCCGCAAGGTTCACTTACCCTCCTCAAATTTGCTGACCGGCTTAACCAGATGCCCCTCGGCATCATCGGCATTGCACTGGGAACGGCGATTTTGCCGATGCTGGCCCGCCATATCCAGTCGGGCGACGACCGCGAGGCCCAGCGGCTGCAGGCCAATGCTGTGGAGATGGCCCTGCTTCTCACGCTGCCCGCCGCGGCTGCACTGGCGGTGTGCGCCGGAGCATTCACGACAGCTTTCTTCGAAGCGGGGAAAATGACCGCCAGCGATACCGGCATCATGGCGAGCATCACCGTTGCACTGGTGATTGGTCTGCCCTCCTATGTGTTGGTCAAGGTATTCCAGCCCGCATTTTTCAGCCGCGAAGATACCAAAACGCCGGTCTGGATCGCGGCGGGCGCCCTGATCGTAAACATCGCGATTAATTTCTACGTCGTTCCGCGTTACGGGATCGTCGGTCTTGCCGGCGCGACAGCCTTTACAGCCAGCCTTAACGTGTTGCTGCTCTACACGATCCTCCAGCGCCGCGGCTGGTTTCACTGGAGCTGGAAACTGACAGGCAAGATCGCCCGGCAAATCGTAGCGACCGCGGCCATGGCGGCTGCACTTTATTTGCTGATGCCGGTGCTGACACCCTATTTTGGCGGGACAGTGCTCGACCGGGTATGGTCGTTAAGCGCGCTTGTTTTGGCCGGGATGATCGTGTTTTTTGGCGTAGCCTTGCTGATCGGCGCTATCGACAAAGACCTGCTCGCCCAGCTACGCCGCAAAAAAGCCGTCCAGCCGGCCGACCCTCAAGAGTAG
- the trpS gene encoding tryptophan--tRNA ligase — protein MRVVSGIQPTGNLHLGNYLGAIRNWVRMQDEISDHGQCLFFLADLHAISMPHDPAELRSGTRDMAAALVACGIDPDRSILFNQAQVPAHAELQWLLSGTARMGWLNRMTQFKDKSGKNRESASIALYAYPILQAADVLLYQATHVPVGDDQKQHLELARDIAQKFNNDFCPDDKPVFTLPDPIMPPHAARIMSLRDGEAKMSKSDPSDASRINLVDDADTIMKKVKKAKTDSDPLPAASKELEGRPEARNLVTIYAALAGKTADEVLADFVGEGFGKFKPALGELMVEVLSPISERYKTLRGDDEALDAILAKGASRAREIAAPTLAASYGALGLLRG, from the coding sequence ATGCGTGTAGTTTCCGGCATCCAGCCGACCGGCAATCTCCATCTCGGCAACTATCTGGGCGCGATCCGCAACTGGGTGCGTATGCAGGACGAGATTTCGGATCACGGCCAGTGCCTGTTTTTCCTTGCAGACCTGCACGCAATTTCGATGCCGCATGATCCGGCCGAACTGCGTTCGGGCACCCGCGACATGGCCGCTGCACTGGTGGCCTGCGGGATCGATCCCGACCGCTCGATCCTGTTCAATCAGGCACAGGTTCCGGCCCATGCCGAATTACAATGGTTGCTGAGCGGGACCGCCCGGATGGGGTGGCTGAACAGGATGACCCAGTTCAAGGATAAATCGGGCAAGAACCGCGAAAGCGCCAGCATCGCGCTTTACGCCTACCCCATCCTGCAGGCAGCAGATGTCCTGCTGTATCAGGCGACGCATGTGCCCGTTGGTGATGATCAGAAACAACATCTGGAACTGGCGCGCGACATTGCGCAGAAATTCAACAATGATTTTTGCCCTGATGACAAACCGGTATTCACGCTGCCCGACCCGATCATGCCGCCCCATGCTGCGCGGATCATGTCCCTGCGCGACGGCGAGGCAAAGATGAGCAAATCCGATCCTTCCGATGCGAGCCGCATCAATCTGGTCGATGATGCCGATACGATCATGAAGAAAGTGAAAAAGGCCAAAACGGATTCCGACCCGTTGCCTGCGGCGTCAAAGGAATTGGAAGGTCGGCCCGAGGCGCGCAATCTGGTCACGATATATGCCGCGCTGGCGGGTAAGACAGCGGACGAGGTGCTGGCAGATTTCGTTGGCGAAGGCTTTGGCAAATTCAAGCCGGCACTGGGAGAATTGATGGTCGAAGTACTCAGTCCGATATCGGAGCGTTACAAGACCCTTCGCGGCGATGATGAAGCGCTCGATGCGATCCTCGCCAAGGGAGCGTCCAGGGCGCGCGAGATTGCTGCACCCACGTTGGCCGCGTCATATGGCGCGCTGGGCCTGTTGCGCGGTTAA
- a CDS encoding DUF4136 domain-containing protein — protein MTGFSTRWGRTAKLATAPLLLAGLAACATPFNADVSRFQTQLPAPQGQTFAVIADDPALAGGLEFSRYADFVEAEMLQLGYTESSPENATLLVRFDYGVDKGRERIRRTGFGYADPFYRPWFGYNRYRSRFYHPGFSRWGYGWHDPFFDDGLTSQTVYTSGIDLKIDRAADGERIFEGKAQAASTSNRLQYLVPNLVEAMFTDFPGQSGETVRISIAPEDKKVRRID, from the coding sequence ATGACCGGATTTTCGACCAGGTGGGGCCGCACCGCAAAACTGGCCACCGCGCCACTGTTGCTGGCTGGGCTTGCTGCCTGCGCCACGCCGTTCAACGCAGATGTTTCCCGCTTCCAGACACAGCTTCCTGCTCCGCAGGGCCAGACCTTCGCTGTAATCGCGGATGATCCCGCGCTTGCCGGCGGGCTGGAATTTTCGCGCTATGCCGACTTTGTCGAAGCCGAGATGCTTCAGCTCGGCTATACCGAAAGTTCGCCTGAAAATGCCACGTTGCTGGTCCGCTTCGATTATGGAGTGGACAAGGGGCGCGAGCGTATCCGCCGGACCGGATTTGGCTATGCCGACCCGTTCTATCGGCCATGGTTCGGCTACAACCGCTATCGCAGCAGGTTTTATCATCCCGGATTTTCGCGGTGGGGATATGGCTGGCATGATCCGTTTTTCGATGACGGCCTGACCAGCCAGACCGTTTACACCAGCGGGATCGACCTGAAGATCGACCGTGCGGCCGACGGCGAACGGATCTTCGAGGGTAAAGCCCAGGCGGCATCGACCAGCAACCGTTTGCAATATCTGGTGCCCAACCTGGTCGAAGCCATGTTCACTGACTTCCCCGGCCAGTCGGGCGAAACAGTCCGCATCTCGATTGCGCCGGAGGATAAAAAGGTCCGCCGGATCGATTGA
- the dut gene encoding dUTP diphosphatase: MTDDVIVKLKRLPHGAGLGLPAYATRGAAGMDVVAAETINIRPGSRHAVSTGLSVAIPAGYEIQVRPRSGLALKHGITVPNTPGTIDSDYRGELKIILINHGEDTFAIQRGDRVAQLMLAPVTRARWEEVAQLDDTDRGEGGFGSTGGSAKLV, translated from the coding sequence ATGACTGATGATGTAATCGTGAAACTGAAAAGATTGCCCCATGGTGCCGGGCTGGGATTGCCCGCTTATGCAACGCGGGGCGCCGCAGGAATGGATGTGGTTGCAGCAGAGACCATCAATATACGGCCGGGAAGCCGGCACGCAGTATCGACAGGCCTGTCGGTGGCAATCCCCGCGGGCTATGAAATTCAGGTGCGCCCCCGTTCGGGTCTTGCCCTTAAACACGGAATTACGGTTCCCAATACGCCAGGCACAATCGACAGCGACTATCGCGGTGAATTGAAGATCATCCTGATAAACCACGGTGAAGACACCTTTGCAATCCAGCGCGGCGACCGTGTCGCCCAGTTGATGCTGGCACCGGTTACACGTGCCAGATGGGAAGAAGTGGCCCAATTGGATGATACAGATCGCGGTGAAGGCGGATTTGGCTCTACCGGCGGTTCGGCAAAGCTGGTTTGA
- a CDS encoding bifunctional phosphopantothenoylcysteine decarboxylase/phosphopantothenate synthase, with translation MSRPARILLVIGGGIAAYKSCELIRLIKRSGSEVSCVLTNGGAQFVTPMTLAALSENPVHTTLWDLKNEAEMGHIQLSREADLVVVCPATADLLAKMASGIADDLATTLILATDKPVMAVPAMNVRMWQHEATQRNVGWLRQAGVTVIDPDEGAMACGEFGPGRLPEPEAIWLEIADFLTLDPGEAGEADIEEFVEALEPEDDSPEIPEPRGGLGGMLSSIISRSMPRRIQDDEIEYDEAFEGGAANPEALSEMPGEPDADPDWPDPDWPTPDLPTPDLGAPMMAKKGAARSAPPTDPQAINHEVANSTAGIPEALAGEPEDAFPEFDPLEGQPDFEDDPEHRPLFGKHVLVTAGPTHEPIDPVRYIANRSSGRQGYSIAAAAAAAGARVTLVSGPVTLATPPGVDRVDVESAEEMAKAVKAALPCDVAVMVAAVSDWRTKEYAESKMKKRGSAPPALLLRENPDILANLSASDKRPALLIGFAAETDDVVGNAKLKRKRKGVDWIIANDVSGGVGNSVMGGQDNLIHIVTADTVESLEEMPKPAVARALIERIAEALNKPAESDDD, from the coding sequence ATGAGCCGACCTGCACGTATTCTTTTGGTGATCGGCGGCGGTATCGCGGCCTACAAATCATGCGAGTTGATCCGGCTGATAAAACGCAGCGGTTCCGAAGTAAGCTGTGTTTTGACCAATGGCGGCGCCCAGTTCGTCACGCCGATGACGCTGGCCGCGCTTTCCGAAAATCCGGTTCATACCACGTTGTGGGACCTGAAGAACGAAGCGGAGATGGGGCATATCCAGCTGAGCCGGGAGGCTGATCTGGTTGTCGTCTGCCCCGCCACGGCAGACCTGCTGGCCAAAATGGCGTCGGGGATTGCCGATGATCTGGCCACCACGCTCATTCTGGCGACCGATAAGCCGGTGATGGCCGTGCCCGCCATGAATGTGCGGATGTGGCAGCACGAAGCTACGCAGCGCAATGTCGGGTGGCTGCGCCAGGCCGGCGTCACGGTAATCGATCCCGACGAGGGAGCGATGGCCTGTGGTGAGTTTGGCCCAGGCCGCCTGCCCGAGCCAGAGGCAATCTGGCTCGAGATTGCCGATTTCCTCACTCTCGATCCTGGCGAGGCTGGCGAGGCCGACATTGAAGAGTTTGTCGAAGCGTTGGAACCGGAAGACGATTCGCCGGAAATACCCGAGCCCAGGGGCGGCCTTGGCGGAATGCTGTCTTCGATCATTTCGCGCAGTATGCCGCGTAGAATCCAGGACGACGAGATCGAGTATGACGAGGCTTTCGAAGGCGGTGCAGCGAACCCCGAGGCACTGTCCGAAATGCCGGGTGAACCGGATGCCGATCCCGACTGGCCCGACCCGGACTGGCCCACCCCTGATTTGCCCACCCCAGATTTAGGCGCGCCGATGATGGCCAAGAAAGGCGCCGCGCGCTCGGCGCCGCCCACCGATCCGCAGGCAATCAATCACGAGGTCGCAAACAGCACAGCGGGGATACCTGAAGCGCTTGCCGGCGAACCGGAAGATGCCTTCCCCGAATTTGACCCGCTGGAGGGGCAGCCGGACTTCGAAGACGATCCTGAGCACAGGCCGCTGTTTGGCAAGCATGTTCTGGTCACTGCCGGACCGACGCATGAGCCGATCGATCCGGTGCGCTATATCGCCAACCGTTCGTCAGGCCGGCAGGGCTATTCCATAGCTGCTGCGGCTGCTGCAGCGGGTGCGCGTGTGACACTGGTATCGGGTCCGGTCACACTGGCCACGCCGCCCGGCGTGGACCGTGTCGATGTCGAATCGGCTGAAGAAATGGCCAAGGCGGTCAAGGCGGCACTGCCCTGCGATGTGGCGGTGATGGTGGCAGCAGTGTCCGACTGGCGCACCAAGGAATATGCCGAAAGCAAGATGAAAAAGCGCGGGTCTGCCCCGCCGGCGCTGCTCCTGCGCGAGAACCCCGATATCCTTGCGAACCTGTCTGCTTCCGATAAACGCCCCGCGCTGTTGATCGGGTTCGCAGCCGAGACTGACGATGTGGTCGGCAATGCCAAACTTAAACGCAAGCGCAAGGGTGTTGACTGGATCATCGCAAATGATGTGTCTGGCGGTGTCGGAAACAGCGTGATGGGCGGGCAGGACAATCTGATTCATATCGTGACAGCTGATACGGTCGAAAGCCTGGAAGAAATGCCCAAACCTGCTGTGGCCCGTGCTTTGATCGAACGCATCGCCGAAGCGCTCAACAAACCAGCGGAGAGCGACGATGACTGA
- the ubiB gene encoding 2-polyprenylphenol 6-hydroxylase, with product MTRPSTHIWRLLKWGRTLARHGALRGIERDPNTPPQVSRLAKIARFGTFQAGEPDYAGAFTDIGPAAIKLGQTLATRPDLVGDVAARNLLSLQDNLPPLPFADIQRAIEASFARPIDTLYSSIDPEPVGSASIAQVHRAVTTEGRHVAIKVRRPGIRERFERDIATYEWSAAHLEALGGEAQRLRPRLTIANFKRWTARELDLRREAASASELAEAMKGFEGYMVPDVDWDRTNGAVMTIDWIDGVKISEIDALRAAGHDLPALARRLVLAFLTQAISAGYFHADMHQGNLFVRADGTIVAIDFGIMGRIDRRARQWLAEILYGLTTGNYKRVAEIHFEAQYVPSYHSVEEFATALRAVGEPMRGKPVKELSVGQMLDGLFAITRDFDMQTQPHLLLLQKTMVMVEGIATALDPDINMWDVSAPYVRNWIRDELGPEAAIADRIKEDTDTLLRIPALVRRLEDQYPPKGGAPEPPPLPDVALMWERRIQKDRRWPGYLFSAIVGGGIVAGALAMGWAG from the coding sequence GTGACCCGTCCATCGACGCATATCTGGCGGCTACTGAAATGGGGGCGTACACTGGCGCGTCACGGGGCATTGCGCGGAATAGAACGCGATCCCAATACGCCGCCGCAAGTCAGCCGGCTTGCCAAAATTGCGCGCTTCGGGACATTCCAGGCGGGTGAGCCCGATTATGCCGGCGCGTTTACCGATATCGGCCCCGCTGCGATCAAGCTGGGCCAGACACTTGCCACCCGGCCAGACCTGGTGGGCGATGTGGCGGCGCGCAATTTGCTGTCGCTGCAGGATAATTTACCGCCGCTCCCGTTCGCCGATATCCAACGCGCCATCGAGGCAAGTTTTGCCCGCCCGATCGATACGCTGTATTCTTCGATCGATCCCGAACCTGTCGGGTCGGCGTCGATTGCCCAGGTGCACCGCGCGGTAACGACCGAGGGTCGCCACGTTGCGATCAAGGTTCGCCGTCCGGGTATCCGCGAACGGTTCGAGCGAGACATTGCCACCTATGAATGGTCGGCGGCCCATCTGGAGGCGCTGGGCGGCGAGGCGCAGCGTTTGCGGCCTCGCCTTACAATCGCCAACTTCAAACGCTGGACTGCGCGCGAGCTTGATCTGCGGCGGGAAGCCGCCTCGGCAAGCGAACTTGCCGAAGCGATGAAGGGCTTCGAAGGATATATGGTGCCCGATGTCGATTGGGACCGCACCAATGGCGCCGTCATGACAATCGACTGGATCGACGGCGTAAAGATCAGTGAAATCGATGCCTTGCGCGCCGCCGGTCATGATCTGCCAGCGCTGGCGCGGCGATTGGTACTGGCGTTTTTGACGCAGGCGATCAGCGCGGGTTATTTCCACGCCGATATGCATCAGGGAAACCTGTTTGTGCGCGCCGACGGAACCATTGTGGCAATTGACTTCGGGATTATGGGCCGGATCGACCGCCGCGCCCGGCAATGGCTTGCCGAAATCCTCTATGGTTTGACGACGGGCAATTACAAACGCGTCGCCGAAATCCACTTCGAAGCGCAATATGTGCCAAGTTATCATTCGGTCGAAGAATTCGCGACCGCGCTCAGGGCGGTTGGCGAACCGATGCGCGGCAAGCCGGTGAAAGAACTCAGCGTCGGTCAAATGCTCGACGGACTTTTCGCTATTACCCGCGATTTCGACATGCAAACGCAGCCGCATCTGTTGCTGCTGCAAAAAACCATGGTGATGGTCGAAGGCATCGCGACTGCGCTGGATCCTGATATCAACATGTGGGACGTATCCGCGCCATACGTCCGCAACTGGATCCGCGATGAATTGGGGCCGGAGGCCGCGATTGCCGACCGGATAAAGGAAGATACCGACACGCTGCTGCGTATCCCGGCGCTGGTTCGCCGGCTGGAAGATCAATATCCGCCAAAGGGCGGCGCGCCGGAACCGCCGCCGCTGCCCGATGTGGCGTTAATGTGGGAACGCCGCATCCAGAAAGATCGGCGCTGGCCCGGTTATCTGTTTTCCGCGATTGTCGGCGGCGGCATAGTGGCCGGCGCGCTGGCTATGGGCTGGGCAGGTTAG